One genomic segment of Coffea arabica cultivar ET-39 chromosome 6e, Coffea Arabica ET-39 HiFi, whole genome shotgun sequence includes these proteins:
- the LOC113694036 gene encoding uncharacterized protein — MDTESLSLLPSGKIKILTQNPAGKADDGPQTSTTALLSLSTYSSSPTAPKATAKTVLFISLVLSTCIAVSAAIAFAYLFFDASHSSSLPPSPPDIEVSRPLNKLKGPVVLLVSSDGFRFGYQFKTDTPNIHRLINNGTEAESGLIPVFPTLTFPNHYSIVTGLYPAYHGIINNYFTDPKTGEFFSMSSHEPKWWLGEPLWETVANHGLKAATYFWPGSEVHKGSWNCPANCCMQYDGSVPFEDRVDAVLRYFDLPSDDMPVFMTLYFEDPDHQGHKVGPDDPDITEAVGRIDKLIGRLIDGLEKRGVFEDVNIIMVGDHGMVGTCDKKLIFLDDLAPWIQIPKEWVQSYSPLLAIRPPSGTSVKDVVAKMNEGLKSDKVGNGNRLKIYLKEELPSRLHYWDSYRIPPIIGLIEEGFKVEQTKSRKQECGGAHGYDNAFFSMRTIFIAHGPQFARGRKVPSFENVQIYNLVTTILNIQGAPNNGTLSFPRTILLPSH, encoded by the coding sequence ATGGATACagaatctctctctcttttaccTTCGGGCAAAATTAAAATACTCACCCAAAATCCAGCCGGAAAAGCAGACGATGGCCCACAAACCTCAACCACAGCGTTGCTCTCGTTGAGCACATATTCTTCATCTCCCACAGCACCCAAAGCCACAGCTAAAACAGTGCTCTTCATCTCTCTCGTCCTCTCAACTTGTATAGCTGTGTCTGCAGCTATAGCCTTTGCTTACCTCTTCTTCGACGCCTCCCATTCATCGTCATTACCACCGTCGCCTCCCGATATTGAAGTCTCCCGTCCGCTTAATAAACTAAAAGGACCGGTTGTTCTCTTGGTTTCCTCAGATGGGTTCAGGTTTGGATACCAATTCAAGACCGATACTCCAAATATTCACAGATTGATAAATAATGGGACTGAAGCTGAGTCGGGTCTGATCCCGGTTTTTCCAACTCTAACTTTCCCCAATCATTACTCAATTGTCACTGGTTTGTACCCAGCATATCATGGaattatcaataattattttactgATCCTAAAACTGGTGAGTTTTTCAGTATGAGCAGTCATGAGCCCAAGTGGTGGCTTGGGGAGCCTTTATGGGAAACTGTGGCTAATCACGGGTTGAAAGCTGCAACATATTTTTGGCCTGGTTCTGAGGTACATAAAGGTTCTTGGAATTGTCCTGCTAATTGTTGTATGCAATATGATGGTTCTGTGCCTTTTGAAGATAGAGTTGATGCTGTGTTAAGGTACTTTGATTTGCCTAGTGATGATATGCCTGTTTTTATGACATTGTATTTTGAGGACCCTGATCATCAGGGTCATAAGGTTGGGCCTGATGACCCTGATATTACTGAAGCTGTTGGTAGGATTGATAAGTTGATTGGGAGGTTGATTGATGGTTTGGAAAAAAGAGGGGTTTTCGAGGATGTGAATATCATCATGGTTGGTGATCATGGGATGGTTGGTACTTGTGATAAGAagttgatatttttagatgatttgGCTCCATGGATTCAAATTCCAAAGGAGTGGGTTCAGTCGTATAGCCCATTGCTTGCAATTCGCCCACCATCAGGAACTTCTGTTAAGGATGTTGTAGCTAAGATGAATGAGGGACTGAAGTCTGATAAGGTTGGGAATGGGAACAGATTGAAAATTTATCTCAAGGAGGAGTTGCCGAGTAGGCTGCATTACTGGGACAGCTACCGGATTCCACCCATTATTGGTCTGATTGAGGAAGGATTTAAGGTGGAGCAGACAAAATCGAGAAAGCAAGAATGCGGAGGAGCACATGGTTATGATAACGCATTTTTCTCAATGAGGACTATTTTTATTGCCCATGGACCTCAGTTTGCAAGGGGACGCAAAGTTCCATCTTTTGAAAATGTTCAGATATATAACTTGGTTACAACGATTCTGAACATACAAGGGGCTCCAAATAATGGGACATTATCATTTCCACGGACAATTCTTTTGCCTAGCCACTGA
- the LOC113691940 gene encoding uncharacterized protein At4g29660 yields the protein MASYLWRKYADYLYYKWEKTILWDMLEPYRRPKSFTPLVTLYIFAFYTGVIGSAITEQLYKEKYWEDHPGEAVPLMKPKFYGGPWRVMRGEVPPSIKQG from the exons ATGGCAAGCTATTTGTGGAGAAAGTATGCTGATTATTTGTATTACAAGTGGGAAAAGACGATTCTCTGGGACATGCTGGAGCCATATAGGCGTCCCAAATCTTTCACTCCCCTTGTCACACTCTACATTTTTGCCTTTTACACGGGGGTTATTGGATCAGCTATTACCGAGCAACTATATAAG GAGAAATATTGGGAAGATCATCCAGGAGAAGCAGTGCCTCTGATGAAACCAAAGTTCTATGGTGGCCCTTGGAGGGTAATGAGAGGAGAAGTACCACCATCGATCAAGCAGGGTTAA
- the LOC113692896 gene encoding PRA1 family protein F3-like: MTTMYGTIPTSDFYADRLDRVRSDLGKRRPWNEMLSSFSFPDGFQHSLSRINTNVAYFHMNYAMIVLFVLFLSLLWHPVSLIVFTVVMVAWLFLYFLRDDPIVVFGYAVDERVVLTILSISTVVLLVTRTTLNVVVGVAVGLAVVVVHGAFRMTEDLNVYGNEGVGGPTRLDLMETAAASFSSSS; encoded by the coding sequence ATGACGACAATGTACGGCACAATCCCCACATCAGACTTCTATGCCGACCGATTGGACAGAGTCAGATCAGATCTTGGCAAAAGACGCCCATGGAATGAAATgctctcttccttttcattccCTGATGGCTTCCAACACTCGCTCTCGCGCATCAACACCAATGTGGCATATTTCCACATGAACTATGCCATGATCGTTCTCTTTGTGCTTTTCCTCAGCTTATTATGGCACCCTGTCTCGCTCATCGTCTTCACTGTCGTGATGGTTGCATGGCTTTTCCTCTATTTCCTTCGCGATGACCCGATCGTTGTTTTTGGTTATGCTGTGGATGAACGCGTGGTCCTGACCATTCTGTCCATTTCTACGGTGGTTTTGTTGGTGACTCGCACGACCCTGAACGTGGTGGTGGGGGTTGCTGTAGGGTTGGCggtggtggtggtgcatggGGCGTTTAGGATGACTGAAGATTTGAACGTGTATGGGAACGAAGGTGTTGGAGGGCCTACGAGGCTGGATTTAATGGAGACTGCTGctgcttctttttcttcatcttcGTAA
- the LOC113694689 gene encoding cytidine deaminase 1-like: MDHLKFVIPASEAESVAQSLGLPSVLHLLPTLVQPAQSLARPPISKFPVGAVGLGSDGRVFIGVNLEFPGLPLNQSVHAEQFLCNNLAVHGCPRLIALAVSAAPCGHCRQFFQELRDSSSLQILITSDHPNQNFSKSPLPFKPLPEFLTNPFGPCDLLDKESPLLLEPHSNGLSFDTSRKHANLCNGYSKESELDGNFKNLSNGFNGELEESEALLRIEALEAANKSHAPYSGCPSGVALMDPEGKVYRGSYIESAAYNPSLGPVQAALAAYIAWGGAGYERIVAAALVEREGAKVSHEDTARLLFKRVSPKCEFRVYHCSSVENGCKKSSE; this comes from the coding sequence ATGGATCATCTCAAATTTGTAATACCAGCCAGTGAGGCTGAATCGGTGGCCCAATCATTGGGTCTCCCCTCCGTCCTCCACCTCCTCCCCACCTTGGTTCAACCGGCCCAGTCCCTTGCTCGTCCTCCCATCTCCAAATTCCCCGTCGGGGCCGTCGGCCTCGGCTCCGACGGCCGCGTTTTTATAGGCGTCAATCTCGAGTTTCCTGGTCTCCCCTTAAATCAATCCGTCCACGCAGAGCAGTTCCTCTGCAACAACCTCGCCGTCCATGGCTGCCCTCGCCTCATTGCTCTCGCCGTCTCCGCCGCCCCTTGTGGCCACTGCCGCCAGTTCTTCCAAGAACTCCGGGATTCTTCCTCTCTCCAAATCCTCATCACCTCCGACCACCCAAatcaaaacttttcaaaatctccCCTCCCCTTTAAGCCATTGCCGGAATTCTTAACCAACCCATTTGGCCCCTGTGATCTGTTGGATAAAGAATCTCCCCTCCTCCTCGAACCCCATAGCAATGGGCTATCTTTTGATACTTCCCGAAAACACGCAAATTTGTGCAATGGATATTCAAAAGAATCCGAACTTGATGGGAACTTTAAAAATTTAAGCAATGGGTTTAACGGAGAGCTGGAAGAAAGTGAGGCCCTTCTGAGGATAGAAGCATTGGAGGCTGCCAACAAGTCACATGCACCGTATAGCGGGTGCCCATCCGGGGTGGCCCTGATGGATCCCGAAGGGAAGGTGTACAGGGGATCATATATCGAGTCTGCAGCATATAATCCGAGTTTGGGGCCGGTTCAGGCTGCACTGGCGGCGTATATAGCTTGGGGAGGAGCTGGATACGAGAGGATTGTGGCGGCAGCTCTGGTGGAGAGGGAAGGTGCTAAAGTCAGTCATGAGGATACTGCGAGGTTGCTGTTTAAGAGGGTCTCACCTAAGTGTGAGTTTAGGGTGTATCATTGCTCTTCTGTTGAGAATGGATGTAAAAAATCTTCAGAATGA
- the LOC140009457 gene encoding enhanced ethylene response protein 5-like — protein sequence MAGAYMMSMGEAHRRILEYLNRFSDAVSTQDGKSLSRLLSISSDSHHLLSLADALNTFQDANRLIRQSEEYSQYADILLPIFRALQSYRLRNLVESYQAFEKASNAFIQEFRNWDSAWALEALYVLAYEIRVLAEKADIELASNGKTPEKLKGAGSLLMKVFSTLAGKGPKRVGALYVTCQLFKTYFKLGTVHLCRSVIRSIETARIFDFEEFPVRDKVTYMYYTGRLEVYNENFPAADHKLSYALSHCDARKEANIRMILKYLIPVKLSIGILPHAQLLENYNLNEYSNIVLALKRGDLRLLRHALQEHEDRFLRSGVYLVLEKLELQVYQRLLKKIHIIQKQKDPNKAHQIKLEIIVKAMKWLEMDMDVDEVECIMSILIYKNLVKGYFAHKSKVVVLSKQDPFPKLNGKPVSS from the exons ATGGCGGGAGCATACATGATGAGCATGGGGGAAGCACACAGACGAATACTTGAATATCTTAACCGCTTCTCCGACGCAGTCTCCACGCAAGACGGCAAATCCCTCAGCCGTCTCCTATCCATCTCCTCCGACTCTCACCACCTCCTTTCCCTCGCCGACGCACTCAACACCTTTCAG GACGCCAATAGGCTGATTAGACAGTCTGAGGAATACTCTCAGTATGCTGACATACTACTTCCTATATTTCGCGCTTTGCAAAGTTATCGTCTCAGAAACCTGGTCGAGTCCTACCAAGCTTTTGAGAAAGCTTCCAA TGCTTTCATTCAGGAGTTTCGTAATTGGGATTCAGCGTGGGCTTTGGAAGCACTATATGTACTGGCCTATGAGATTAGGGTTCTTGCTGAGAAG GCTGATATAGAATTGGCTTCAAATGGGAAGACTCCAGAGAAATTGAAAGGGGCTGGTTCACTCCTTATGAAAGTTTTTAGCACTCTTGCTGGAAAAGGTCCCAAGCGTGTTGGTGCTCTATATGTGACCTGCCAACTTTTCAAAACTTATTTCAAGCTTGGTACTGTTCATTTATGCCGTAGCGTCATAAGAAGCATTGAGACAGCTCgaatttttgattttgaagaatttCCTGTTCGGGATAAGGTCACCTACATGTATTACACAGGCCGTTTAGAGGTGTACAATGAAAACTTTCCAGCGGCTGATCATAAGTTATCATATGCTTTATCGCATTGTGATGCTCGGAAGGAAGCAAATATAAG GATGATACTCAAATATCTGATACCTgtaaagctatcaattggaatTTTACCACACGCACAGCTCCTTGAGAATTATAATCTAAACGAG TACAGTAACATTGTGCTTGCACTGAAAAGAGGTGATCTTCGACTTCTTCGACATGCCCTCCAGGAGCATGAAGACAG ATTCTTAAGGTCAGGAGTTTACCTTGTCTTAGAGAAGCTAGAGCTCCAAGTTTACCAGAGATTGTTGAAGAAGAT CCACATCATCCAAAAGCAGAAGGATCCAAACAAGGCTCACCAGATAAAGTTAGAAATTATTGTTAAAGCAATGAAATGGCTTGAGATGGACATGGATGTAGATGAG GTGGAATGCATAATGTCCATTCTAATATATAAAAATCTTGTCAAAGGGTACTTTGCTCACAAGAGCAAAGTGGTGGTTTTAAGCAAACAAGATCCTTTCCCAAAATTAAATGGCAAGCCAGTTAGTTCCTAG
- the LOC140009456 gene encoding thioredoxin-like 2, chloroplastic — MAVVIRLCGGLLDFSSSSFLTSFPSSCSQPILAPPHRRFCKRVISSSVSSPPTEEFVPQIGFKPRRRLTSFKVQAAVTETEKPKWWEKNAGPNMIDIHSTQEFLNALSQAGDKLVIVEFYGTWCASCRALFPKLCRTAEEHPDILFLKVNFDENKPMCKNLNVKVLPYFHFYRGADGQLESFSCSLAKFQKIKDAIQLHNTARCSIGPPTGVGDVNLESLSTAKDKVAGSSS, encoded by the exons ATGGCTGTTGTGATTAGATTGTGTGGGGGTTTATTGGATTTCTCTTCGTCATCATTCTTAACCTCATTTCCGTCGAGTTGTTCCCAGCCAATTCTTGCACCACCCCACCGGAGATTTTGTAAAAGGGTCATCTCGTCTTCAGTGTCTTCGCCACCTACTGAAGAGTTTGTTCCGCAAATTGGCTTCAAACCTCGGAGGCGATTGACATCTTTTAAG GTACAGGCTGCTGTTACCGAAACAGAGAAGCCAAAGTGGTGGGAAAAAAATGCAGGACCAAATATGATTGACATACATTCGACACAAGAGTTCTTGAATGCTTTAAGTCAGGCTGGAGATAAGCTAGTCATTGTTGAATTTTATGGAACATGGTGCGCGTCCTGCCGAGCACTATTTCCCAAG CTCTGCAGGACTGCTGAGGAACATCCTGATATTTTGTTCCTTAAAGTCAATTTCGATGAAAATAAGCCCATGTGCAAGAATCTGAACGTTAAAGTTCTCCCGTATTTCCACTTCTATCGTGGAGCTGATGGACAGCTGGAATCCTTCTCTTGTTCCCTTGCCAAA TTTCAGAAAATAAAGGATGCCATTCAACTACATAACACAGCTCGCTGCAGCATTGGCCCTCCTACAGGCGTGGGAGACGTCAATCTTGAAAGCCTTTCTACAGCAAAGGACAAAGTCGCTGGATCTTCATCATAG